A genomic window from Nocardioides rotundus includes:
- a CDS encoding 13E12 repeat family protein: protein MSTKPLHPSHPVAAAVARIETELTQAAGVPVWSMAAGEAGEVLEALTRARAQADALLLRVLRQAESVETGLETGATSTTNWWAHRMRMVRRDAHALRRLATQVEAHPAVAEALESGRILTDQARAITDALEQVPADAEAWVLPAATQRMLDLAADHDAKDLRILGRRLLEVIDPATADAEEARRLEAEERAARERVGFGIRDSGDGTMRGWFTLPVAQGEMLRRQVHAIA from the coding sequence ATGTCGACCAAGCCGCTGCATCCGAGCCACCCGGTGGCCGCTGCGGTCGCGCGCATCGAGACCGAACTCACGCAGGCGGCCGGGGTGCCGGTGTGGTCCATGGCCGCGGGCGAGGCCGGGGAGGTGTTGGAGGCGTTGACCCGGGCCCGGGCGCAGGCCGATGCGCTGTTGTTGCGGGTGCTGCGCCAGGCCGAGTCGGTGGAGACCGGTCTGGAGACCGGCGCGACGTCGACGACGAACTGGTGGGCCCACCGGATGCGAATGGTCCGCCGCGACGCGCACGCCCTGCGCCGGCTCGCGACCCAGGTCGAGGCCCACCCCGCGGTCGCCGAGGCGTTGGAGTCGGGTCGGATCCTGACCGACCAGGCCCGCGCGATCACCGACGCCCTGGAGCAGGTGCCCGCCGACGCGGAGGCGTGGGTGCTGCCCGCCGCCACCCAGCGGATGCTGGACCTCGCAGCCGATCACGACGCCAAAGACCTCCGCATCCTGGGCAGGCGGCTGTTGGAGGTCATCGACCCCGCGACCGCGGACGCCGAAGAAGCCCGACGACTCGAGGCCGAAGAACGCGCCGCACGGGAGCGGGTCGGGTTCGGGATCCGGGACTCCGGTGACGGCACCATGCGGGGCTGGTTCACCCTCCCGGTCGCCCAAGGAGAGATGCTGCGCCGCCAGGTCCACGCGATCGCCTGA
- a CDS encoding arylsulfatase yields the protein MTDPSTTARRPDVLLVLADDMGFSDIASYGGEIRTPSLDRLAEGGVKLTQFYNTARCSPSRASLLTGLHPHQVGIGILNFDDAPDGYPGNLAEECATVAEVVREAGYSTYLSGKWHLAVDMDNPNDAWPTRRGFDRFFGTLEGAGSFYQPRTLVRGEENIEHEAEQEGWFYTDAIADHAVRFLAEHDAERPDDPFFCFLSFTAPHWPLHAHPEDIERYAGRFDAGWDRLREERLERLVEAGIIDASWPLTDRDPRVPAWEDAPDKEWEAARMATYAAQVDRMDQGIGRVLAELERTGRLENTLVIFLSDNGGCAEEMPPESVKEFVESFVPIKMVSRTGGEVVPGNVPGLMPGPEETYQSYGRSWANLSNTPFREYKHWVHEGGIATPFIVHWPAGLSGSAGELRTEPAQLVDVLPTIAEVAGASYPTERDGHTVPPAEGRSLLPSLRGEQGAERDLFWEHEGNSAVRRGRWKLVRKHARPWELYDIEADRTELDDVAAEHPDLVADLERAYDAWAERCGVIPRETVLKLYAERGHGLPEE from the coding sequence ATGACCGACCCCTCGACCACCGCCCGCCGCCCCGACGTCCTGCTGGTGCTGGCCGACGACATGGGCTTCTCCGACATCGCCAGCTATGGCGGGGAGATCCGCACGCCGTCGCTGGACCGGCTCGCCGAGGGCGGGGTGAAGCTCACGCAGTTCTACAACACCGCGCGCTGCAGCCCCTCCCGTGCGTCGCTGCTCACCGGGTTGCACCCGCACCAGGTCGGCATCGGGATCCTCAACTTCGACGACGCCCCCGACGGCTATCCCGGCAACCTGGCCGAGGAGTGCGCGACCGTGGCGGAGGTGGTCCGCGAGGCCGGCTACTCGACGTACCTCTCCGGCAAGTGGCACCTGGCCGTCGACATGGACAACCCCAACGACGCCTGGCCGACCCGCCGCGGCTTCGACCGGTTCTTCGGCACGCTCGAGGGCGCGGGCAGCTTCTACCAGCCGCGGACCCTGGTGCGCGGGGAGGAGAACATCGAGCACGAGGCGGAGCAGGAGGGCTGGTTCTACACCGACGCGATCGCCGACCACGCGGTGCGGTTCCTCGCCGAGCACGACGCCGAGCGGCCCGACGACCCGTTCTTCTGCTTCCTCTCCTTCACCGCGCCGCACTGGCCGCTGCACGCGCACCCCGAGGACATCGAGAGGTACGCCGGCCGGTTCGACGCCGGCTGGGACCGGCTGCGGGAGGAGCGGCTCGAGCGGCTGGTCGAGGCCGGCATCATCGACGCCTCCTGGCCGCTCACCGACCGCGATCCGCGGGTGCCGGCCTGGGAGGACGCGCCGGACAAGGAGTGGGAGGCCGCGCGGATGGCGACCTACGCCGCGCAGGTCGACCGGATGGACCAGGGGATCGGGCGGGTGCTCGCCGAGCTCGAGCGCACCGGCCGGCTGGAGAACACCCTGGTCATCTTCCTCTCCGACAACGGCGGCTGCGCGGAGGAGATGCCGCCGGAGTCGGTCAAGGAGTTCGTGGAGTCCTTCGTCCCGATCAAGATGGTCTCGCGCACCGGCGGCGAGGTCGTCCCGGGGAACGTGCCGGGCCTGATGCCCGGCCCCGAGGAGACCTACCAGAGCTACGGCAGGTCCTGGGCGAACCTGTCCAACACCCCGTTCCGGGAGTACAAGCACTGGGTGCACGAGGGCGGCATCGCCACGCCCTTCATCGTCCACTGGCCGGCCGGCCTGAGCGGATCCGCGGGGGAGCTGCGCACGGAGCCGGCCCAGCTGGTGGACGTGCTGCCGACGATCGCCGAGGTCGCTGGGGCGTCGTACCCCACCGAGCGCGACGGGCACACGGTGCCGCCGGCCGAGGGGCGCAGCCTGCTGCCGTCGCTGCGGGGCGAGCAGGGGGCCGAACGCGACCTGTTCTGGGAGCACGAGGGCAACAGCGCGGTACGGCGCGGCCGGTGGAAGCTGGTGCGCAAGCACGCCCGGCCGTGGGAGCTCTACGACATCGAGGCCGACCGCACCGAGCTCGACGACGTCGCGGCCGAGCACCCCGACCTCGTCGCGGACCTGGAGCGGGCCTACGACGCGTGGGCGGAGCGCTGCGGCGTGATCCCGCGGGAGACGGTGCTGAAGCTGTACGCCGAGCGTGGGCACGGACTGCCGGAGGAGTGA
- a CDS encoding dioxygenase family protein, whose amino-acid sequence MERMPALYLGHGAPPLLDDALWSGQLGKLSAALPRPTAILIVSAHWESAPISLSAPDVPLVYDFGGFDPKYYQETYDAPHASDLAARLQALLPGEVHQHTSRGLDHGAWVPLKIMYPDADIPVVQMSLPTHDPETLLGLGARLRSLRDEGVLVVGSGFLTHGLPFLTDWRIEAEAPGWSSDFDAWAGEALARGDVDELAAYASRAPGMPYAHPTVEHFTPLFITLGAATDPGTPGEQLFDGFWLGLSKRSLQVA is encoded by the coding sequence ATGGAGAGGATGCCGGCGCTGTACCTGGGCCACGGGGCCCCGCCGCTGCTGGACGACGCCCTGTGGTCCGGCCAGCTGGGCAAGTTGTCGGCCGCCCTGCCCCGTCCCACGGCGATCCTGATCGTGAGCGCACACTGGGAGTCCGCGCCGATCTCCCTCTCCGCGCCGGACGTTCCGCTGGTCTACGACTTCGGCGGCTTCGACCCGAAGTACTACCAGGAGACCTACGACGCCCCGCACGCCAGCGACCTGGCCGCCCGGCTGCAGGCGCTGCTGCCGGGCGAGGTGCACCAGCACACCTCCCGCGGGCTCGACCACGGCGCGTGGGTCCCACTGAAGATCATGTACCCCGACGCCGACATCCCGGTCGTGCAGATGTCCCTGCCGACCCACGACCCGGAGACCCTCCTCGGCCTGGGCGCCCGGCTCCGATCGCTGCGCGACGAGGGCGTGCTGGTCGTCGGCTCGGGCTTCCTCACCCACGGCCTGCCGTTCCTCACCGACTGGCGGATCGAGGCCGAGGCGCCGGGCTGGTCCAGCGACTTCGACGCGTGGGCCGGCGAGGCGCTCGCCCGCGGCGACGTCGACGAGCTGGCGGCGTACGCCTCCCGCGCCCCCGGCATGCCCTACGCCCACCCGACGGTGGAGCACTTCACCCCGCTGTTCATCACCCTGGGCGCGGCGACCGACCCCGGTACGCCGGGCGAGCAGCTCTTCGACGGGTTCTGGCTGGGCCTCTCCAAGCGCTCCCTGCAGGTCGCCTGA
- a CDS encoding DUF4032 domain-containing protein, which produces MALRFVANRPDPAVVTLPWELPLEEWPDDVLVALPRGLSRHVVRIIGLGGRNYAVKETQEEIAFREYRLLRDLQRMGLPAVVPQAVVTGREDADGEPLPSALVTRHLQFSLPYRALFAHGIRMEDLPSLVDAMVVLLVRLHLAGFYWGDVSLSNVLFRRNAGAFVAYLVDAETGELRPELSPQMREYDVTVGCENIFAELLDLQASDEAYADLPAHDVIAMVKERYDALWAELTGTEHFGTDEMWRIQQRIERLNELGFDVEELDIVTDFDGQQVHLSPRVVELGHHCRELQALTGLNVEDNQARRLLNDLAAYTAHLGLGMEDRHLVANRWLTQIYEPIMAMVPKEARGKLEPAELFHEILVHRWYLSERAGREIDIFDTARDYIDTVLTQKPDEAVTPPEPGVTVDLGLM; this is translated from the coding sequence ATGGCGCTGCGCTTCGTCGCCAACCGGCCCGACCCGGCCGTGGTGACCCTCCCCTGGGAGCTCCCCCTCGAGGAGTGGCCCGACGACGTGCTCGTCGCGCTCCCCCGCGGCCTGTCGCGCCACGTGGTCCGGATCATCGGCCTCGGCGGGCGCAACTACGCGGTGAAGGAGACCCAGGAGGAGATCGCCTTCCGGGAGTACCGACTCCTCCGCGACCTCCAGCGCATGGGCCTCCCCGCGGTCGTGCCGCAGGCCGTCGTCACCGGCCGCGAGGACGCCGACGGCGAGCCGCTGCCCAGCGCCCTGGTCACCCGGCACCTGCAGTTCTCCCTGCCCTACCGCGCCCTGTTCGCCCACGGGATCCGGATGGAGGACCTGCCGAGCCTGGTCGACGCCATGGTGGTGCTGCTCGTCCGGCTGCACCTCGCCGGCTTCTACTGGGGCGACGTCTCGCTCTCCAACGTGCTGTTCCGCCGCAACGCCGGCGCCTTCGTCGCCTACCTCGTCGACGCCGAGACCGGCGAGCTGCGCCCCGAGCTCTCCCCGCAGATGCGGGAGTACGATGTCACAGTCGGCTGCGAGAACATCTTCGCCGAGCTGTTGGACCTGCAGGCCAGCGACGAGGCCTACGCCGACCTGCCCGCCCACGACGTGATCGCCATGGTCAAGGAGAGGTACGACGCCCTCTGGGCCGAGCTGACCGGCACCGAGCACTTCGGCACCGACGAGATGTGGCGGATCCAGCAGCGGATCGAGCGGCTCAACGAGCTCGGCTTCGACGTCGAGGAGCTCGACATCGTCACCGACTTCGACGGCCAGCAGGTGCACCTCTCACCGCGGGTCGTCGAGCTCGGCCACCACTGCCGCGAGCTCCAGGCGCTCACCGGCCTCAACGTCGAGGACAACCAGGCCCGCAGGCTGCTCAACGACCTCGCCGCCTACACAGCCCACCTCGGCCTCGGCATGGAGGACCGGCACCTGGTCGCGAACCGGTGGCTCACCCAGATCTACGAGCCGATCATGGCGATGGTGCCCAAGGAGGCGCGCGGCAAGCTCGAGCCCGCCGAGCTCTTCCACGAGATCCTCGTGCACCGGTGGTACCTCTCCGAGCGCGCCGGCCGCGAGATCGACATCTTCGACACCGCGCGCGACTACATCGACACCGTGCTGACCCAGAAGCCCGACGAGGCCGTGACCCCGCCGGAGCCGGGCGTCACCGTCGACCTCGGCCTGATGTGA
- the pdxY gene encoding pyridoxal kinase PdxY: protein MRILSIQSHVAYGHVGNSAAVFPLQRLGHEVWPVLTVNFSNHTGYGAWRGPLIDPEDVRAVITGIEERGVLGQVDAVLSGYQGSPAVADVVVDAVRRVKAANPAATYTCDPVMGNATSGCFVNPEIPPIIREKVVPVADILTPNQFELGFMTGHDNLSAPSSLEQILAGADAARELGPSTILVTSVDRADAPEDTIEMLAVTGDGAWLVQTPRLPLKANGSGDITAALFTAHLHETGSPAEALARTTSSVFDVLRTTLESGERELRLIDAQQAIAEPSMAFEVSQVR from the coding sequence ATGCGCATCCTCTCGATCCAGTCGCACGTCGCCTACGGGCACGTCGGCAACTCCGCGGCCGTCTTCCCGCTGCAGCGCCTCGGCCACGAGGTGTGGCCCGTGCTGACGGTGAACTTCTCCAACCACACGGGGTACGGCGCGTGGCGCGGTCCGCTCATCGACCCCGAGGACGTGCGCGCGGTGATCACCGGGATCGAGGAGCGCGGCGTGCTCGGCCAGGTGGACGCGGTGCTCTCGGGATACCAGGGCTCGCCCGCGGTGGCGGACGTGGTCGTGGACGCCGTACGGCGGGTCAAGGCGGCCAACCCGGCGGCGACGTACACCTGCGACCCGGTGATGGGCAACGCCACGTCCGGCTGCTTCGTCAACCCCGAGATCCCGCCGATCATCCGCGAGAAGGTCGTCCCGGTGGCCGACATCCTCACGCCCAACCAGTTCGAGCTGGGCTTCATGACCGGCCACGACAACCTGAGCGCGCCGTCGTCGCTGGAGCAGATCCTGGCCGGCGCCGACGCCGCCCGCGAGCTGGGCCCGAGCACCATCCTGGTGACCTCGGTCGATCGCGCCGACGCCCCCGAGGACACGATCGAGATGCTCGCGGTGACCGGTGACGGCGCCTGGCTGGTGCAGACGCCGCGGCTGCCGCTGAAGGCCAACGGCTCCGGCGACATCACCGCCGCGCTGTTCACCGCGCACCTGCACGAGACCGGGTCACCGGCCGAGGCGCTCGCCCGCACCACCTCGTCGGTCTTCGACGTCCTCCGGACCACACTGGAGTCCGGCGAGCGCGAGCTGCGACTGATCGACGCCCAGCAGGCGATCGCCGAGCCGAGCATGGCCTTCGAGGTGTCGCAGGTCCGCTGA
- a CDS encoding alpha/beta fold hydrolase has product MDLIPKPDQVVAAASNVAHKLIYGSVADLRAMPRTLIDEGNLREVYHYRPAPGVEETGDPVLLITPLAAPALCYDLRRSCSLVEHLVQQGRPTYLVEYGEVQFKDRALGIEHWIDEVVPNAVRAASEHAGGRPVHLVGWSLGGIFALLTAADSPDLPIASVTSLGAPFDVAQVPLVAPLRPLLTVPGLERGAITRVYQAVGGAPKPVVKWAFQLTSVQKLVTKPLALARNLDDADFLAQIEAVDRFAANMIAYPGRTFGQLYHRFVKGNQLRHGAVELDHRTIELAAITVPVLVFAGATDGIAPVASVRTVLPMLTGAEEVRFEIVPGGHLGMLTGRAARETTWVTLDEWLTEWSGRAAAKKTARKSTAKKAPARKSAAKKSTAKKAPAKKAPAKAAKAPAKKTPAKATKATARKTPAKKGAKRSSARPSREAIGSNTQRRYGSSGSRALAR; this is encoded by the coding sequence ATGGATCTGATCCCCAAGCCCGATCAGGTCGTCGCGGCGGCCAGCAACGTGGCGCACAAGCTGATCTACGGCAGCGTCGCCGACCTGCGCGCGATGCCCCGCACGCTGATCGACGAGGGCAACCTGCGCGAGGTCTACCACTACCGGCCCGCGCCGGGCGTGGAGGAGACCGGCGACCCGGTCCTGCTCATCACCCCGCTGGCCGCCCCCGCCCTCTGCTACGACCTGCGCCGGTCGTGCTCGCTGGTCGAGCACCTGGTGCAGCAGGGACGGCCCACCTACCTGGTGGAGTACGGCGAGGTGCAGTTCAAGGACCGCGCCCTGGGGATCGAGCATTGGATCGACGAGGTCGTGCCGAACGCCGTCCGCGCCGCCTCCGAGCACGCGGGCGGTCGCCCGGTGCACCTGGTCGGCTGGTCGCTGGGCGGCATCTTCGCGCTGCTCACCGCGGCCGACTCGCCGGACCTGCCGATCGCCTCGGTGACCTCGCTGGGGGCGCCGTTCGACGTGGCCCAGGTGCCGCTGGTGGCTCCCCTGCGCCCGCTGCTGACCGTGCCGGGCCTGGAGCGCGGGGCGATCACCCGGGTCTACCAGGCGGTGGGCGGCGCGCCGAAGCCGGTGGTCAAGTGGGCCTTCCAGCTCACCTCGGTGCAGAAGCTGGTGACCAAGCCGCTGGCGCTGGCCCGCAACCTGGACGACGCCGACTTCCTCGCCCAGATCGAGGCGGTGGACCGGTTCGCGGCGAACATGATCGCCTACCCCGGTCGGACCTTCGGGCAGCTCTACCACCGGTTCGTCAAGGGCAACCAGCTCCGGCACGGTGCCGTCGAGCTGGACCATCGCACGATCGAGCTCGCCGCGATCACCGTGCCCGTGCTCGTCTTCGCCGGCGCCACCGACGGGATCGCGCCGGTCGCCTCGGTGCGCACGGTGCTGCCGATGCTGACCGGCGCCGAGGAGGTGCGCTTCGAGATCGTGCCGGGCGGGCACCTGGGGATGCTCACCGGCCGCGCCGCCCGGGAGACCACCTGGGTGACCCTGGACGAGTGGCTGACCGAGTGGTCCGGGCGCGCCGCGGCGAAGAAGACGGCCCGGAAGTCGACGGCGAAGAAGGCACCTGCCAGGAAGTCCGCGGCGAAGAAGTCCACCGCCAAGAAGGCTCCAGCGAAGAAGGCTCCCGCCAAGGCGGCGAAGGCTCCAGCGAAGAAGACGCCCGCGAAGGCGACGAAGGCCACGGCGAGGAAGACGCCCGCGAAGAAGGGCGCGAAGCGCTCCTCGGCCCGTCCGAGCAGGGAGGCGATCGGCTCCAACACCCAGCGGCGCTACGGCTCCTCCGGCTCGCGGGCCCTGGCCCGCTGA
- a CDS encoding uracil-DNA glycosylase, with protein MGRFLREEIAAGRQYLPEGNQILRAFSRPLADVRVLVVGQDPYPTPGHPIGLSFAVAPDVRPLPRSLVNIYRELVNDTGVAPPSNGDLTPWLDQGVMLLNRSLTVRPGEPASHRGRGWESVTECAITALARRGGPCVAILWGRDAQSLKPLLGPIPWVESPHPSPLSASRGFFGSRPFTRVNRLLEEQGGTPVDWTLP; from the coding sequence ATGGGCCGCTTCCTGCGGGAGGAGATCGCCGCCGGGAGGCAGTACCTCCCCGAGGGGAACCAGATCCTGCGTGCGTTCTCGCGCCCGCTGGCCGACGTACGCGTGCTGGTCGTCGGGCAGGACCCCTATCCCACGCCGGGGCACCCGATCGGCCTGAGCTTCGCGGTGGCGCCCGACGTCCGCCCGCTCCCCCGGTCGCTGGTCAACATCTACCGCGAGCTGGTCAACGACACCGGGGTCGCCCCGCCGAGCAACGGCGACCTGACGCCCTGGCTGGACCAGGGCGTGATGCTGCTGAACCGGAGCCTCACCGTGCGGCCCGGCGAGCCGGCCTCGCACCGCGGCCGCGGCTGGGAGAGCGTCACCGAGTGCGCCATCACGGCACTGGCCCGGCGCGGCGGCCCGTGCGTGGCGATCCTGTGGGGCCGCGACGCGCAGTCGCTCAAGCCGCTGCTCGGCCCGATCCCGTGGGTGGAGTCGCCGCACCCCTCGCCGCTCTCGGCCTCGCGCGGCTTCTTCGGCTCGCGCCCCTTCACCCGGGTCAACCGGCTGCTGGAGGAGCAGGGCGGCACGCCGGTCGACTGGACCCTCCCCTGA
- a CDS encoding HNH endonuclease signature motif containing protein, with product MTEQTNAAAADADAVDGAVDPVQAPRHRPLSRKGLGEAFCELIESRPADTLPTSGGISATVVVTMELETLLGGLKAASLDTGSKITAGQARRLACEAGIIPIVLGGPSVVLDMGRKRRFHTPAQRIAMGVRDGGCSAAGCDMPADKCQAHHETPWSKGGSTSVKDGRFYCPTHHQMIHDPTYQHHLDKHGKVRFTRRT from the coding sequence GTGACCGAGCAGACCAACGCCGCCGCGGCCGATGCCGACGCTGTGGACGGTGCGGTCGACCCGGTCCAGGCCCCGCGGCATCGGCCGCTGTCGCGCAAGGGACTGGGTGAGGCGTTCTGCGAGCTGATCGAGTCCCGCCCCGCCGACACCCTCCCCACCAGCGGCGGGATCTCCGCGACCGTGGTGGTCACCATGGAGCTGGAGACCCTGCTGGGCGGGTTGAAGGCAGCATCCCTGGACACCGGGTCCAAGATCACCGCCGGCCAAGCCCGACGCCTGGCCTGTGAGGCCGGGATCATCCCGATCGTCCTCGGCGGACCCTCCGTCGTGCTCGACATGGGCCGCAAGAGACGGTTCCACACCCCCGCGCAACGGATCGCCATGGGCGTCCGCGACGGCGGCTGCTCCGCCGCGGGCTGCGACATGCCCGCCGACAAGTGCCAGGCCCATCACGAGACACCGTGGTCCAAAGGCGGCTCCACCAGCGTGAAAGACGGCAGGTTCTACTGCCCCACCCACCACCAGATGATCCACGACCCCACCTACCAGCACCACCTCGACAAACACGGCAAAGTCCGCTTCACCCGACGCACGTGA
- a CDS encoding DUF305 domain-containing protein: MSLRRTSSVLASTALALGLLAGCGNDEDGGGAGGSGHSGHSSSQESSSPGSSQAFNDADVDFATMMIPHHAQALSMVDLTQGRPGLSPEFVDLTEQIRAAQAPEIEQMSGWLRAWGQPVPEEGMGHDMAGGMTEQDMSRLEKAPDARFEDMWLEMMIRHHEGAVAMARDEVERGKSPEATKLAQEIVGGQQAEIEQMRGMLKG, encoded by the coding sequence ATGAGCCTTCGTCGTACCTCTTCCGTCCTCGCCTCCACCGCTCTCGCCCTCGGCCTGTTGGCCGGCTGCGGCAACGACGAGGACGGCGGTGGCGCCGGCGGCTCGGGGCACTCCGGGCACTCCTCCTCCCAGGAGTCCTCGTCGCCCGGCTCCTCGCAGGCCTTCAACGACGCCGACGTGGACTTCGCGACGATGATGATCCCGCACCACGCGCAGGCGCTCTCGATGGTCGACCTCACGCAGGGCCGCCCGGGGCTGTCGCCGGAGTTCGTCGACCTCACCGAGCAGATCCGGGCAGCCCAGGCGCCGGAGATCGAGCAGATGTCCGGGTGGCTGCGCGCCTGGGGCCAGCCGGTCCCGGAGGAGGGGATGGGCCACGACATGGCCGGCGGGATGACCGAGCAGGACATGTCCCGGCTGGAGAAGGCACCCGACGCGCGATTCGAGGACATGTGGCTGGAGATGATGATCCGGCACCACGAGGGCGCGGTGGCGATGGCGCGGGACGAGGTCGAGCGCGGGAAGTCCCCCGAGGCCACGAAGCTCGCCCAGGAGATCGTCGGCGGCCAGCAGGCCGAGATCGAGCAGATGCGGGGCATGCTGAAGGGCTGA
- a CDS encoding GNAT family N-acetyltransferase yields the protein MELRPATQADDADLVALDRTTWSPQTTPTPAPPEGGTFFSDRRSADEVIVAEQDGRVVGYAIVQRTSLMPSHGHVLMVNGVAVDPALQGRGLGRRLVRAAQDEAVRRGARKLSLRVLSTNPSAVHLYESCGFVTEGVLREEFELDDGFADDVLMAWFPPRP from the coding sequence ATGGAGCTTCGACCCGCGACGCAGGCCGACGACGCGGACCTGGTCGCGCTCGACCGGACCACCTGGTCGCCCCAGACCACTCCGACGCCAGCCCCTCCCGAGGGCGGCACGTTCTTCTCCGACCGGCGCAGCGCGGACGAGGTGATCGTCGCGGAGCAGGACGGCCGGGTGGTCGGGTACGCGATCGTGCAGCGCACCTCGCTGATGCCCTCGCACGGCCACGTGCTGATGGTCAACGGCGTCGCGGTCGACCCGGCCCTGCAGGGTCGGGGCCTGGGACGCCGGCTGGTGCGGGCGGCGCAGGACGAGGCAGTACGCCGCGGCGCGCGCAAGCTCTCCCTCCGCGTGCTCAGCACCAACCCCTCTGCCGTGCACCTCTACGAGAGCTGCGGGTTCGTCACCGAGGGCGTCCTGCGCGAGGAGTTCGAGCTGGATGACGGCTTCGCCGACGACGTGCTGATGGCGTGGTTCCCGCCCCGCCCGTGA
- a CDS encoding MFS transporter: protein MATSTPAVDEASIRKVAGASLLGSVVEWYDFFLYGTMAALVFNTQFFPEYDPLVGTMIAFGTFAAGFVTRPLGGFIFGHFGDRIGRKRMLVLTMLIMGLSTFAMGLLPNYAAIGVAAPIILLILRMLQGIGLGGEWGGAVLLTVEHAPDGKRGWYSSWPQLGVPIGLLSSTLAVTAVTMLPEEDFQAWGWRIPFLISIVLVVVGLVIRLKIEEPPAFKQLEAAEEKAQLPLVEVFTRHPKVTLLAMGARVSESVTFNIYNAFLVTYTVTVLGLDNSIVLDALLVASVVGFFVILAAGRLSDRIGRRPVFGAGAALALVSAFPIFWLVNTENPVLITIGVVIGWGIAACTMFGPEGALFAEVFPTRVRYSGMSAVYQIGVIPTGAVAPLIGTSLVSAYSGSVWPVAIYVIAMAAITLVSLFFLPETHRREINDVRTTAGDDTVTAAP, encoded by the coding sequence ATGGCCACCTCAACCCCCGCGGTCGACGAGGCGTCGATCCGCAAGGTCGCGGGCGCCAGCCTGCTCGGCTCCGTCGTGGAGTGGTACGACTTCTTCCTCTACGGCACGATGGCGGCGCTGGTCTTCAACACCCAGTTCTTCCCCGAGTACGACCCGCTGGTCGGCACGATGATCGCCTTCGGCACCTTCGCCGCCGGGTTCGTCACCCGGCCGCTGGGCGGCTTCATCTTCGGTCACTTCGGCGACCGGATCGGCCGGAAGCGGATGCTGGTCCTGACCATGCTGATCATGGGCCTGTCCACCTTCGCCATGGGGCTGCTGCCCAACTACGCCGCCATCGGCGTCGCCGCGCCGATCATCCTGCTCATCCTGCGGATGCTGCAGGGCATCGGCCTGGGCGGCGAGTGGGGCGGCGCGGTGCTGCTCACCGTGGAGCACGCTCCCGACGGCAAGCGCGGGTGGTACTCCAGCTGGCCGCAGCTCGGCGTGCCGATCGGCCTGCTCTCCTCCACCCTCGCGGTGACCGCGGTGACGATGCTGCCGGAGGAGGACTTCCAGGCGTGGGGCTGGCGGATCCCGTTCCTGATCAGCATCGTGCTGGTCGTCGTCGGGCTGGTCATCCGGCTGAAGATCGAGGAGCCGCCCGCCTTCAAGCAACTGGAGGCCGCGGAGGAGAAGGCCCAGCTCCCGCTGGTCGAGGTCTTCACCCGGCACCCGAAGGTCACCCTCCTGGCGATGGGCGCCCGGGTGAGTGAGAGCGTCACGTTCAACATCTACAACGCGTTCCTGGTGACCTACACCGTGACCGTCCTCGGGCTGGACAACTCGATCGTGCTGGACGCGCTGCTGGTCGCCTCGGTCGTGGGCTTCTTCGTGATCCTCGCCGCCGGCCGGCTCTCGGACCGGATCGGCCGCCGGCCGGTCTTCGGCGCCGGTGCCGCGCTCGCCCTGGTCAGCGCCTTCCCGATCTTCTGGCTGGTCAACACCGAGAACCCGGTGCTCATCACCATCGGCGTGGTCATCGGCTGGGGCATCGCGGCCTGCACCATGTTCGGCCCCGAGGGCGCCCTGTTCGCCGAGGTGTTCCCGACCCGGGTGCGCTACTCCGGGATGTCGGCGGTCTACCAGATCGGCGTGATCCCGACCGGCGCCGTGGCACCGCTGATCGGCACCTCGCTGGTCTCGGCCTACTCCGGCTCGGTCTGGCCGGTGGCGATCTACGTGATCGCGATGGCGGCCATCACCCTGGTCTCGCTGTTCTTCCTGCCCGAGACCCATCGCCGCGAGATCAACGACGTGCGCACCACCGCCGGCGACGACACCGTCACCGCCGCCCCCTGA
- the soxR gene encoding redox-sensitive transcriptional activator SoxR: MTSAHLTIGQLAKRSGLAHSALRYYEDLGLIAAKRTSGNQRRYEQATLRRLGFIRAAQQVGLTLEEITAALSTLPDGRTPNAEDWSRLSASWRPRLDEQIERLVRLRDQLDSCIGCGCLSLKTCALRNPGDAAAARGTGAVHLEPGDPGDSSH; the protein is encoded by the coding sequence GTGACCTCAGCGCATCTGACCATCGGCCAGCTGGCGAAGCGATCCGGGCTGGCCCACAGCGCGCTGCGCTACTACGAGGACCTGGGCCTGATCGCCGCGAAGCGCACGAGTGGGAACCAGCGCCGCTACGAGCAGGCGACGCTCCGCCGGCTCGGGTTCATCCGGGCCGCCCAGCAGGTCGGGCTGACCCTGGAGGAGATCACCGCGGCGCTCTCGACCCTGCCGGACGGGCGGACGCCGAACGCGGAGGACTGGAGCCGGCTCAGCGCGTCCTGGCGACCGCGGCTGGACGAGCAGATCGAGCGCCTGGTCCGGCTGCGCGACCAGTTGGACAGCTGCATCGGGTGCGGCTGCCTGAGCCTGAAGACCTGCGCATTGCGCAACCCCGGTGACGCGGCCGCGGCGCGCGGCACGGGCGCCGTACACCTCGAGCCGGGTGACCCCGGCGACAGCAGCCACTAG